TCAACAACTTGACTGTGACTTCCTGTGCTTTTCCGGACACAAGATGTTCGGACCCACCGGCATCGGCGTTCTGTACGGAAAGCTGGAGGCGCTCGAGAGCCTTCCGCCCTACCAGGGCGGCGGTGACATGATCGACCACGTTTCATTTACGGGCACTACGTACGACGATCTGCCGCATCGACTCGAAGCCGGCACGCCCAATATCGCAGGGGTAATCGGACTCGGTGCAGCTGTAGAGTATCTGGAAAGTGTCGGGCCGGAGACGATCAACATTTACGAGGCCGAGCTTGCTCGATACGCGATGCAGCAGATCGGTAACGTCGACGGCGTTCGCATCATCGGAACGACCGAGGACAAGTCACCCGTCGTATCCTTCCTGATCAACGGTGTCCACCCGTACGATGCAGGCTCGGTGCTGGACAAGCTTGGAATCGCCGTTCGGACGGGCCATCACTGCACGCAGCCACTGATGGAGCGATTTGAAATACCGGGGACAGTCCGCGCTTCGTTCGCGTTCTACAACACGATGGAAGAGGTCGACACGCTCGTCAGGGGCATTCGCCGGGTCCAAGAGGTGTTCGGCCAATGAGTGAAGGGATGACGATCGAGCAGCGCGCGGAAACCATTGTGTCGGATTTCGCCCTGTTTGATGACTGGATCGGACGGTACGAATACCTGATTGAACTCGGAGGAGCGCTCACGCCAATCGACGAAGAGCACAAGACGGACGAGTACAGGGTCCGTGGATGCCAATCGCAGGTATGGCTCAGACCTGAAGTTCGAGACGGCCTCGTTTTCTTTGCGGCTGATAGCGATGCCATCATCACCCGGGGGCTGGTCGCGTTGCTGGTGAAGGTTTTTGACGGTCAGACGCCGGCCGCCATCGCCGGCGCCAGTATGGATTTTTTGGAAGAGATTGGTATGAACGAGCATCTTTCGTCGACCCGCAAGAATGGTCTGGCGTCGATGGTCAATCGAATCAAGGACTACGCAACTCAGCTTCTTTCCAATGATTGATTCTGGTAGTGAACACTTGAATGAGTCCGGAGCGCCGGCCCCTGTTCAGGAAGCGGACGTCGTAGAGGTCATGCGGACCATTTATGATCCGGAAATCCCGGTCAATATCTACGACCTGGGCTTGATATACGAGACGACCGTCAACCCGGACAACAGTGTCCTCGTTCGAATGACACTGACGGCTCCCAATTGCCCTGTGGCGGACATCCTCCCCGCCGAGGTGGAGACCCGGATTCGCAGACTCGAGGGAGTGACTGACGTTCGGGTCATTCTCACATTCGATCCGCCGTATACCATGGAGATGATGTCTGAGGAAGCACGCCTGGAGCTTGGCCTGTTGTAGTTTCGCGCTCGACTGCGGTGGCGTCTTGATTTGTGCGGCCCGAGGAGCCTGATAGCACCACCTGCGTCTACGACACAGCTCGAACTCACGCCTGTTGGCCGATTGACAATACTCTGTGCGCGCATGTGGTCATACAACCGCACGAGCGTAACGGAGATGACAATGCCAGGGCTCGCGGGGTGTGCGACTCGACCCGGTCGAGGTCAGTCTTCTCTGTTACAGGTCGTCTCACCCTACCAACTTCCCGATGAACCGCCTCCACCGAAGGATCCACCTCCACCACTGAAGCCTCCGCCTCCCGAGAAACCTCCAAATGATCCGCTGGAACCCCCGCCGCCGATCACCATCGGGCCTACTCGGACGGACCCCTTCTCCTTCATGGTCTTCCGGAGTTCTTTGACCTTCGG
The sequence above is drawn from the Rhodothermales bacterium genome and encodes:
- a CDS encoding SufE family protein, whose protein sequence is MTIEQRAETIVSDFALFDDWIGRYEYLIELGGALTPIDEEHKTDEYRVRGCQSQVWLRPEVRDGLVFFAADSDAIITRGLVALLVKVFDGQTPAAIAGASMDFLEEIGMNEHLSSTRKNGLASMVNRIKDYATQLLSND
- a CDS encoding DUF59 domain-containing protein, with translation MIDSGSEHLNESGAPAPVQEADVVEVMRTIYDPEIPVNIYDLGLIYETTVNPDNSVLVRMTLTAPNCPVADILPAEVETRIRRLEGVTDVRVILTFDPPYTMEMMSEEARLELGLL